A region of Rhodohalobacter barkolensis DNA encodes the following proteins:
- a CDS encoding GIY-YIG nuclease family protein, with protein MSNSAQRYYTGSCDNVDRRLQRHNESRVSSTKYGVPWELVWYKKCDNRSEARKLELIIKKRGAKRFLSDQNSSQ; from the coding sequence ATCAGCAATTCAGCGCAAAGATATTATACCGGTTCGTGTGATAACGTAGACAGGCGCCTTCAAAGACACAACGAATCAAGAGTGTCATCTACGAAATATGGAGTCCCTTGGGAGTTGGTGTGGTATAAGAAATGTGATAATAGAAGCGAAGCCAGAAAGCTGGAGCTGATAATTAAAAAACGCGGAGCAAAGCGGTTTTTAAGCGATCAGAATTCTTCACAGTAA
- a CDS encoding M24 family metallopeptidase: MIRTGLLFLTSALILISCTSSNQQTADNPFDGPSPWPDIRKERVQTLLPQAMQRAEVDTWMILCRSNNNDPLARHIGCENAVAPAVFIFELEGDDIRSTVFTPPGEATALREVALHDSISVVDRSPGAMVEAADYINSNHRGRLAMNFSETNEIADGLSYSQYQSFTDLLIQPVINQIVSSEELVFEWLSVKSPDEIDILRKAAELTAQWEVEAYRRVIPNQTTDKDVADFLKAKMREYGVTDAWMPDQNPAVNSGPDRGHAHPTDKIIRPGDVIQIDFGIKVYDMWVTDIQRFAYVLQPDESEPPADIQKYWDVARDANRMVLEVMQPGITGLEVDRVQRNWLAENGSMNVMWNTGHPVGYVAHDVGPSLGGAQEGRDPSSTAYEPLRVGNVFAYDGFYMWEIEGGTKTISVEEMAVVTETGAEYLTEPQEELILISSD; this comes from the coding sequence ATGATTCGAACCGGATTACTCTTTCTTACTTCAGCATTAATTCTCATCTCCTGCACGTCAAGCAATCAACAAACAGCAGACAATCCGTTCGACGGGCCCAGCCCCTGGCCGGATATCCGCAAGGAACGTGTTCAAACCCTGCTGCCTCAGGCTATGCAACGGGCTGAAGTTGATACCTGGATGATCTTATGCAGATCAAACAACAACGATCCGCTGGCCCGGCACATCGGATGTGAAAATGCTGTAGCTCCTGCAGTTTTTATTTTTGAGTTGGAAGGAGATGATATTCGCTCAACTGTATTTACACCTCCGGGCGAAGCCACGGCCTTGCGGGAAGTTGCTCTTCATGATAGCATTTCTGTTGTAGATCGAAGCCCCGGCGCAATGGTTGAAGCTGCGGATTACATCAATAGTAATCACCGTGGACGACTGGCTATGAATTTTAGTGAAACGAACGAAATAGCTGACGGTTTAAGCTATTCACAGTATCAAAGTTTTACAGATCTGCTGATTCAGCCGGTTATTAATCAAATTGTCTCTTCAGAAGAGTTGGTGTTTGAATGGCTCTCCGTAAAATCTCCGGACGAAATTGACATTCTACGCAAAGCCGCCGAACTGACGGCACAATGGGAGGTTGAAGCTTACCGGCGGGTTATTCCAAACCAAACAACCGATAAGGATGTAGCAGATTTTTTAAAAGCTAAAATGCGGGAGTATGGCGTGACCGATGCATGGATGCCCGACCAGAACCCCGCAGTTAATTCAGGACCGGACCGCGGACACGCTCATCCAACAGATAAGATTATTCGGCCGGGCGATGTCATCCAAATCGACTTTGGAATCAAAGTTTATGATATGTGGGTGACCGACATTCAGCGTTTTGCATATGTTCTTCAACCTGATGAAAGTGAGCCCCCGGCTGACATTCAGAAGTACTGGGATGTGGCAAGAGACGCCAACCGTATGGTACTGGAAGTGATGCAGCCCGGAATTACCGGATTAGAGGTGGATCGCGTTCAAAGAAACTGGCTTGCAGAAAATGGATCGATGAATGTAATGTGGAATACCGGTCATCCGGTGGGATATGTTGCTCATGATGTGGGTCCCAGTCTGGGTGGAGCACAAGAGGGTCGCGATCCAAGTTCAACGGCTTACGAACCTCTCCGCGTTGGAAATGTTTTTGCCTATGACGGTTTTTACATGTGGGAAATTGAGGGCGGAACAAAAACGATTTCTGTTGAAGAGATGGCCGTTGTTACAGAAACCGGTGCAGAATATTTGACCGAGCCGCAGGAAGAATTGATTTTGATCTCTTCGGATTAA
- a CDS encoding universal stress protein — MSILFKHAVVALDLSEASDLIVSCVPHLKKFGMKKVTLVNVVPIPYSTKRTEVNTEEHREALEKYKKKLEAKDLTVEIDIRSGVHFYPPTEILESAKERDADFVVIGNRGHSKVQEMLMGSTATEVLHRSELPVYLINMEVEWYDDDVEKRKLVLKMAHEKSLDHVLHPTDFSENAYRAFEVIKNLDKEGLIKKLSLVHVQGHHAIALKDPVSRDELTKQTEQILDEMRDQLSGNTRENAQIYITFGTPAKEIISAAEDNKATMLIMGSQGKGFVERFFIGGVSNQVTRQSKIPILLVPAERG; from the coding sequence ATGTCGATACTATTTAAACATGCAGTTGTAGCGCTTGACCTTTCTGAAGCGAGTGACCTTATTGTGAGTTGTGTGCCTCATCTGAAAAAATTTGGCATGAAAAAAGTGACGTTGGTCAATGTGGTTCCGATTCCGTACAGCACCAAGCGCACAGAAGTGAATACCGAAGAGCATCGTGAGGCTTTGGAAAAGTATAAAAAGAAGCTGGAAGCCAAAGATCTTACGGTAGAAATCGATATTCGAAGCGGGGTGCACTTTTATCCGCCTACAGAGATTTTGGAGTCGGCAAAGGAGAGAGATGCAGATTTTGTAGTGATCGGAAACCGGGGGCACAGTAAAGTTCAGGAGATGCTGATGGGGAGCACAGCAACGGAAGTTCTTCACCGTTCTGAGTTGCCCGTATACCTGATCAACATGGAAGTGGAGTGGTATGATGACGATGTAGAGAAACGAAAATTGGTCCTCAAGATGGCTCATGAAAAATCACTGGATCATGTGTTGCATCCGACCGATTTTTCCGAAAATGCATATCGTGCATTTGAAGTGATTAAAAATCTGGATAAAGAGGGGCTGATTAAAAAACTCTCGTTGGTTCACGTACAGGGTCACCACGCCATCGCCCTGAAAGACCCGGTTAGTCGAGATGAGTTGACCAAACAAACAGAGCAGATCCTGGATGAAATGCGGGATCAGCTATCCGGAAATACCCGCGAGAATGCTCAGATCTACATAACATTTGGGACTCCGGCCAAAGAGATCATTTCAGCGGCCGAAGATAACAAAGCTACCATGTTGATTATGGGTAGCCAGGGTAAAGGATTTGTGGAACGGTTTTTTATCGGTGGGGTGAGTAATCAGGTAACCCGACAGAGTAAAATTCCAATTCTTTTGGTTCCTGCCGAGAGAGGGTAA
- a CDS encoding FAS1-like dehydratase domain-containing protein, translating into MNVNEWIGNTFDISDSMAPEQFQKFEALMNGGPDSVGEGLEIPPCGHWIYFNPPIPQADLGINGHERNSDFLPPIDLPRRMWAGGTLKFKKPLKTGIPADKKSTITKIEEKDGKTGRLCFVTIRHQVSSSGAVAIDEEQTLVYREDSEKGAHPIRTKPLDIDPDWRKSTKPDSVQLFRYSALTFNSHRIHYDQDYAREMEGYPNVIVHAPFLVLLMLDAFKSKADGKVISKIQYENLGPVYLGEQITICGKSVDNTKSSLRIHGPEGKLAMKAEIDWGYDW; encoded by the coding sequence ATGAATGTGAATGAATGGATTGGAAATACGTTTGATATTTCTGACTCTATGGCACCGGAACAGTTTCAGAAATTTGAAGCATTGATGAATGGCGGCCCGGATTCTGTGGGTGAAGGATTGGAAATTCCACCTTGTGGTCACTGGATCTACTTTAACCCGCCCATTCCTCAGGCTGACTTAGGAATTAACGGCCATGAGCGAAACAGCGATTTTCTACCACCTATTGATCTTCCACGAAGAATGTGGGCCGGCGGCACACTTAAATTTAAAAAGCCTCTGAAGACCGGTATTCCGGCAGATAAAAAATCAACGATTACTAAAATTGAGGAGAAGGACGGTAAAACAGGACGCCTCTGTTTTGTAACGATTCGTCACCAGGTGAGTTCAAGTGGAGCCGTGGCCATTGATGAAGAACAGACTCTGGTTTACAGAGAGGATAGTGAAAAGGGTGCTCACCCGATTCGAACAAAACCACTGGATATTGATCCGGACTGGAGAAAATCGACGAAACCGGATTCCGTTCAGCTGTTTCGCTATTCGGCATTGACGTTTAATAGCCACAGAATTCATTATGATCAGGATTATGCGCGGGAAATGGAGGGGTACCCGAATGTAATTGTACATGCACCTTTTTTGGTTTTGCTGATGCTGGATGCTTTCAAATCGAAAGCTGACGGCAAAGTGATTTCGAAAATCCAATATGAAAATCTGGGTCCGGTCTATTTGGGCGAACAGATAACGATTTGTGGTAAAAGTGTGGATAACACCAAATCATCGCTCCGCATTCATGGTCCGGAGGGGAAATTGGCCATGAAAGCAGAGATTGACTGGGGTTACGATTGGTAA
- a CDS encoding CaiB/BaiF CoA transferase family protein, with product MKFQPLKNVTVVSVEQAVSAPFASCRLADAGARVIKVERESGDFARDYDDSVNGESTYFAWVNRGKESVRINLKSKEGKKLFLNLVKKADVLIQNLKPGSMKKLGFGSESLREKYPKLITCDISGYGEEGEYSEMKAYDNLVQAESGLIDVTGDDDMRAKVGISIADISTGMHAYSAILEALMHRDQTGEGVSIKLSMFDSMADWMMVPWFHQKYAGRTPKRKGVFHAEIAPYGPFKTSDGREVMVGIQNEREWKRFCDGVLSGLIHFEDPKFSSNSNRVKHVEELNELIQSRIDQLSHQQTVELLKKHQIAFANLNTLRQFSEHPQLRLTDVEMNGELIKMADRPAQFIGFSTEFGPIPALGEHDEKIRKEFGS from the coding sequence ATGAAATTTCAGCCGCTTAAAAATGTAACGGTTGTCTCGGTTGAGCAGGCAGTATCAGCCCCTTTTGCAAGTTGTCGGCTGGCGGATGCCGGCGCGCGTGTAATTAAAGTGGAACGGGAGTCGGGCGATTTTGCAAGGGATTATGATGATTCAGTAAACGGTGAAAGCACTTATTTTGCATGGGTGAATCGCGGAAAGGAGTCGGTTCGGATCAATTTAAAATCGAAAGAAGGAAAAAAGCTCTTTCTAAATCTGGTTAAAAAAGCGGATGTACTGATTCAAAACCTGAAACCCGGATCTATGAAGAAGCTGGGGTTTGGGAGTGAATCACTGCGGGAAAAATATCCAAAACTGATTACCTGTGATATCAGCGGTTATGGAGAGGAGGGAGAGTATTCCGAAATGAAAGCGTATGATAATCTGGTTCAGGCCGAATCAGGCTTGATTGATGTGACCGGGGACGATGACATGCGTGCAAAAGTTGGAATATCCATTGCTGATATTAGTACGGGTATGCACGCCTATTCAGCAATTTTGGAAGCGTTGATGCATCGGGATCAAACCGGAGAGGGAGTTTCAATCAAGCTTTCTATGTTCGATTCGATGGCCGATTGGATGATGGTGCCGTGGTTTCATCAAAAATATGCCGGCAGAACACCCAAGCGAAAGGGTGTTTTTCATGCTGAAATTGCTCCTTATGGACCGTTCAAGACATCAGACGGTCGGGAAGTGATGGTTGGTATTCAAAATGAGCGGGAGTGGAAACGATTTTGTGATGGTGTGTTGAGTGGTTTGATTCATTTCGAAGACCCGAAGTTCAGTTCAAACTCCAATCGTGTGAAACATGTTGAGGAGTTAAATGAGCTGATACAATCCCGAATCGATCAGCTATCGCATCAGCAAACTGTAGAGTTGCTGAAAAAGCATCAGATTGCGTTTGCAAACTTGAACACGCTCAGGCAGTTTTCAGAACACCCGCAGCTTCGCCTGACCGATGTGGAGATGAACGGGGAATTGATTAAAATGGCAGACAGACCGGCTCAGTTTATTGGATTTTCTACTGAGTTTGGGCCCATACCCGCTTTGGGCGAACACGATGAAAAAATTAGAAAGGAGTTTGGATCATGA